The proteins below are encoded in one region of Lactuca sativa cultivar Salinas chromosome 3, Lsat_Salinas_v11, whole genome shotgun sequence:
- the LOC111907812 gene encoding albumin-8 has translation MARYSLLFAAAGLLLLVTMAEATTKTIFTTITTFEENPTGKRTEMSCGQQLAEQAMLNHCMMYLDTASGMSMGRGRMSEPITPEQHLELCCMQLTNIDETCRCEAIEMMMNQQGWTQQQMGKMMGMAKNLPKTCKVEPGMCKMRALWF, from the coding sequence ATGGCTAGGTACTCGCTTCTATTTGCAGCAGCAGGACTCCTCCTCCTTGTGACCATGGCAGAGGCTACCACCAAAACCAtcttcaccaccatcaccaccttcGAGGAGAACCCCACGGGAAAAAGAACTGAAATGTCTTGTGGTCAGCAGCTGGCTGAGCAGGCGATGCTCAACCACTGCATGATGTACCTTGACACTGCCTCAGGAATGAGCATGGGACGAGGGAGGATGTCTGAGCCAATTACCCCAGAACAGCACCTGGAGCTGTGTTGCATGCAGCTAACGAACATCGATGAGACGTGCAGGTGTGAGGCCATCGAGATGATGATGAACCAACAAGGGTGGACGCAACAACAGATGGGTAAGATGATGGGCATGGCGAAGAACTTGCCCAAAACATGCAAAGTCGAACCTGGAATGTGCAAAATGCGAGCCCTCTGGTTCTAA